The nucleotide sequence CGGGATGCAAAACAGGTTCTGAAACCGGGCGGTGAGTTCCGGGTCATTGGTAACCGGCATCTGGGGTATCACGCATTGATGAAAAAACTGTTTGGTCAATGCACTCTGGTGGCCTCTAATTCCAAATTTGTTGTGCTTTCGTCAATCCGGTGTTAAAGCCATTTTATGCATCTTCCTGTGAAGATGCATAAACTTTCATAAAAAGCTCAATCAGGCGTTTTCTTGCAACAACTTCAGAATCGGTTGCAAGAATCGGTTAGCTTCCTGAGTGCTGACCTTTTTACGCAGCCCGGCAGGGATCGCTCTCTGGTAAACACGCTTGTTAGCCGGCAGTTCACTGATCAGGGCATTGATCATTTCCGGGTTGAGCAGTCGGTTAGCAACAGGTGTCTGAGGGTAGGCAGCACGAACAACTTTCTGGTCGTACTCAATCAGAACGGCTTTCAGGGAACCCGGTTCGGCTTCTTCATACCCCGGCTTAGCTTCAGCAGGGGCAGCGGCAACAGCACCAGACTCTACCAGGGCAGCAGCCAGCTCGTCACGCATGATCCAGACAGGCGCTTCGCCAACCGTCCCTTCCAGAGCGAGAATGGATGCGGCAGTGCCTTCAGGCTCGATTTCCAGAAAGCTGGCGATACGCTTGCCCAGATTATTCACAATCAGGGATGCCCGCTTGGCACCGGTCACCTCAGCAACCTGCTCTGCAGTGACTGCACGCTCAGGGAAGTCAAACCATGCGGTCAGCAGATCCATGTCCTGTGTGCGAACGGCTTTGTTATTACTCAGTGCTTTAAGAAAAAATTCTTTAGAAATCAACAGCTTCACCTCGACGAAAAAAAATCCGCCTATTCTTTCAGGCTGACTCAAATAATCAATCGCTAGTTGTGCTGATCTGTATGTTTTTTCACTTATAACGGAGAGTACTAAATGATTGATGAAACGACGCCTGAGGGCAAGTTTGTACTCGTTCAGGCTCCTGATTATTTGATAATTTCAGACTGTGCCGAACTTAATGAACTTTGAATACCTGTCCGGTAGCGACCCCAAGTGCTGAACGAACGTAAGCTTTCGCAACAAGGTCTCCGGACACCGGCTGGTAGCCCGGGAAGAAATCACCATAAACGTCAACAGATTCCTGCAGCAGGCTGGGGCTGACCACATTAATCCGAATGCCATTAGGCAGTTCTGTAGATACCGCTTTGACAAAATGTTCTACGGCTCCGTTTACTGTACTGGCACCTGTGCCTGTAGCAATGGTGTGGTCACTGAGAATCCCTGAAGTCAGGGTAACAGAGCCTCTGGGTGACAGGTATTTTAAAGCCTCCCGGGTGAGGTTGACCTGTCCCATTAGTTTATTGCTCAGGCTAAGCTGCCACTCTTCAGCACTCATGTCTGTGAATGAGTTAAATGCGACATTACCAGTGGCACAGATCAGGTGATCAAAGGCGTTGATCTCTTCGAACACGTTGAGAATAGAATGAGTGTTGCTGATGTCCATCTGGTATTCGCCGCTGGACTTGCCGACTTTGATCACCTCATGTTTGCCTTCCAGTGCCTTGACGATGCGTGAGCCGATAGTTCCGGTAGCTCCGATAACGACAATTTTCATAATGGTTCTCCTGTTATAAAACCTATTCCGGCCACAAATCAGTACTCAAATACTTTAGACCTGAATCGCAAAGCAGAATGGCTATGGTTTTTCCTGAGTGAGTAGTTTTTAGCAGTTGCATCGCTGCGGCCAGGTTAGCCCCTGCGCTAAAACCTGCAAATAGTCCTTCTACCTTGGCAAGTTGTCTCGCCCAGTACATCGCGTCTTCATCAGTCACCTTCATAAAACCATCAATGCAGGCAGAGTCAATCAGGGAGAGGTCTGGCATGGAATACCCACCCCCCTGGATTCGATGATTTGGATTGGTTGGCTTCTCGCCACTGAGGACGGCAGCACCTTCAGGTTCAACGATATAACAATCAATCGAGTGATCCACTTCCTTGAAGTATTTGCTGCAACCGGCGAAGGTGCCACCTGAGCCGACAAAGTCACAGAATGCATCAATATGACCAACCTGCTGAATGATTTCCGGCCCTGTGTTTTTGAAGTGTGCCCGCCAACTTCCCTCCAGCTTAAACTGGTCGGCACGAAAAGCGCCTCGCTCGGCGGTAAGCTCAATAGTCCTTTGCCTGACACGCTCCAGATCAGCGCCAGATACCTGCCCGGGGGTTGAATCAGGGCATTGATCGACCAATACCACTTCTGCCCCAAGCGCTTTCATCATACGGGCTCTCTCTGTTGAATTTCCCCGCGACATGACGGCAATAAAATGATACCCCCTGGCAGCACACACAATGGCTAATCCTGTGCCGGTGTTTCCGCTCGTCAGTTCGATTACAGCCTGACCAGGTTTCAGTAACCCCTCCCTTTCAGCATCCTCGATGATCTGACGTGCAATTCTGTCCTTTTTTGACGATCCGGGGTTAAGGAATTCAAGTTTGGCAACAATTCGACCATCAATTCCGTGAGTAAGACGATTAAGCTCAACGACTGGGGTGCAGCCGATTGCTTCAACTGCCGACGGGAGTAATTTACTGGTTCCTCGCTGTTTGCTATGGATTTAGTACGGTTATCTGACTGATAATTACCCGCCAAATAAAGTACACAGGTTTCGCAATTGTTCATGGATGGTAACCAGATTTTCATGCTTGGTCTTGGTTTGCAGGCACCCTGGAAAATAGTTGATCAACACCTCGATACATCCCAGAAGCCCAACCAACTCAGACTCAGAGTCAGCGCTGATCGTGGCAGCCTGTTTCCCTGCCCCAAATGCGGTAAGGCTTGCCCGACGCATGACTTTAAGGAACTAACCTGGCAGCATCTGAACTTTTTTCAGCATCATTGCTATATCACCGCTAAAGTACCTCGGACAACCTGTGAAGAACACGGCACTCTTCGTGTAAATGTTCCCTGGGCCAGAGAGAACAGTAAGTTTACCCTTCTTTTTGAACAGGCGTTGCTGTCTCTGGTCAGGGAGATGCCGGTCAAAGCCTGTGCCAAACATATTGGAGTCAATGACAAGCGTATATGGCGGGTGATCAAGCATTACGTCAGTCAGGCATTACTGCAAATGGATCTGTCATCTCTGAAGGCTATAGGGCTGGACGAAACGGCCTCAAAACGAGGTCATAACTATGTTACCGTTTTCATTGATATGGACAGGCACGACAAGCCCGTAATCTTTGCCACCACAGGTAAGGGCAAAGGTACTATTAAGGAGTTCAGGGCGTTTCTGGAGAAGCATGGAGGCCAGGCAGATAATGTGCTTGAGGTGGTTTGCGATATGTCAAAAGCGTTCTTGGCCGCCGTGAAAGAAGAGCTGCCGCAAGCCAACGTCACTGTTGACTGGTTCCACGTTGTTCAGCTGTTTACCCGGGCTGTTGGCGATGTCCGCAAAGAGGAGCGAAAACTGGGGCAGCATCCGAAAAGTTTGCGCTGGGCAGTGCTAAAGAAGGCAGATGGGCCACTTACTGAAAAACAGGTGGAAGCACTTGCCGAACTGGAAAGCAGTGACTTGAAAACTGGTATAGCATGGCGAATCAAGGAAAAGCTCCGCTGGATCCGGAAGGCCAAAACAGCGCAGGCGGCTCGCTGGAGGTTAACGCATTTCATCAAATATGCAAAATCTGAACTGGGAGAGTGTGAAATTCTGGTTCCGGTACGTAAGGCATTATCAACGGTAGAGAGTCACGCTGATAAGATAATACAACGATGGTCTTCAACCTATACCAATGCTCGCATGGAAGGGCTGAACAGCTTGTTTCAGGCAGCCAGAAGCAGAGCAAGGGGCTATCGAAATACAGGAACTTTTCTGATGATGATCTATATGATTGCCAGCCCTGTAGCGGATTTACTGAAATCCATATGAAACGGCGAAGAGCCAATTTACTATTTCGACTCATTAAAGAATATCTCCTAAAAAGCCTTTAACATCTGGTTGTTTCACTGAACCACCCGCAGTGTCTCTGAAGTGGATCCCAGTAATCAAACAGCCTCAGGGGCGACAAGAGAAAACGAGCTTCGCTAGCGTCGATGCCCAGAGCGTTAAGAATACCGCTTATGCGTTGTATAGAGGCTATGATGCAGGAAAATTTACACATTTAGCGTTCATAGCTAGACTGAGTAAGTCGTCACTGACAAAGAGGAGTAAATTATGAACTCTTACTTTAAAAATGACAGGCACTTTAAAAAATCCTCAGCCTGTCTTAGCCCGGAACACCCTGTCTGTGTTTCTGTTGCAATCAGTCCGGAAAAAGAGGTTGCTGTGAAACAAAGCAACGATCCGGACAGAGCGACGCTGGTTTTTAGTTCAGACGAATGGAATGCTTTTATCAAGGGAGTCAAGAACGGAGAGTTTGATTTGAGCTGAAGTGGGTAAGGTATTTAGAAGTACCCCAG is from Endozoicomonas gorgoniicola and encodes:
- a CDS encoding short chain dehydrogenase — protein: MKIVVIGATGTIGSRIVKALEGKHEVIKVGKSSGEYQMDISNTHSILNVFEEINAFDHLICATGNVAFNSFTDMSAEEWQLSLSNKLMGQVNLTREALKYLSPRGSVTLTSGILSDHTIATGTGASTVNGAVEHFVKAVSTELPNGIRINVVSPSLLQESVDVYGDFFPGYQPVSGDLVAKAYVRSALGVATGQVFKVH
- a CDS encoding ISL3 family transposase, yielding MDGNQIFMLGLGLQAPWKIVDQHLDTSQKPNQLRLRVSADRGSLFPCPKCGKACPTHDFKELTWQHLNFFQHHCYITAKVPRTTCEEHGTLRVNVPWARENSKFTLLFEQALLSLVREMPVKACAKHIGVNDKRIWRVIKHYVSQALLQMDLSSLKAIGLDETASKRGHNYVTVFIDMDRHDKPVIFATTGKGKGTIKEFRAFLEKHGGQADNVLEVVCDMSKAFLAAVKEELPQANVTVDWFHVVQLFTRAVGDVRKEERKLGQHPKSLRWAVLKKADGPLTEKQVEALAELESSDLKTGIAWRIKEKLRWIRKAKTAQAARWRLTHFIKYAKSELGECEILVPVRKALSTVESHADKIIQRWSSTYTNARMEGLNSLFQAARSRARGYRNTGTFLMMIYMIASPVADLLKSI
- a CDS encoding PLP-dependent cysteine synthase family protein — its product is MHSKQRGTSKLLPSAVEAIGCTPVVELNRLTHGIDGRIVAKLEFLNPGSSKKDRIARQIIEDAEREGLLKPGQAVIELTSGNTGTGLAIVCAARGYHFIAVMSRGNSTERARMMKALGAEVVLVDQCPDSTPGQVSGADLERVRQRTIELTAERGAFRADQFKLEGSWRAHFKNTGPEIIQQVGHIDAFCDFVGSGGTFAGCSKYFKEVDHSIDCYIVEPEGAAVLSGEKPTNPNHRIQGGGYSMPDLSLIDSACIDGFMKVTDEDAMYWARQLAKVEGLFAGFSAGANLAAAMQLLKTTHSGKTIAILLCDSGLKYLSTDLWPE
- a CDS encoding DUF397 domain-containing protein, with product MNSYFKNDRHFKKSSACLSPEHPVCVSVAISPEKEVAVKQSNDPDRATLVFSSDEWNAFIKGVKNGEFDLS